A window of the Hordeum vulgare subsp. vulgare chromosome 5H, MorexV3_pseudomolecules_assembly, whole genome shotgun sequence genome harbors these coding sequences:
- the LOC123395502 gene encoding HIPL1 protein-like produces MPSSSIPLSRALTLSGRRSHHSLHKKGSSLALSQSSFLSCPPPSSSHGPRMPTPTTARRRPPPACCCCLVLLVLLLPACRAFPLCTDSRAPLPPNGTLAFCGDSAACCDADDDKALRDQHQAANVSDAACAAVLKAILCAKCNPYSAELFDAGPKIRTIPFLCSSASSSATSAHQSKKSTAVQDYCKLVWDTCKDATIHNSPFQPPLQGGGRLPSSSSKLTDAWQSESDFCTSFGGDRSVCLSGSTVSFNATHPSASPKGVCLERIDNGSYAYLNMVPHPDGSNRVFLGTQAGKILLATVPEQGSGGTLQFDEAGQFVDLTDQVHFDSTFGLMGMAFHPDFATNGRFFASYNCDRTKSPSCSGRCSCNSDVGCDPSKLGTDNGAQPCQYQVVVSEYSAKGLSSNVSEVTSAEPTEVKRIFTMGLPYTSNHGGQILFGPTDGYLYLMMGDGGQKGDPFNFAQNKKSLLGKIMRLDIDSTPGPSKVANQSLWGNYSIPKDNPFSDDSGLAPEIWALGVRNPWRCSFDLERPSYFYCADTGQDQYEEVDLISKAGNYGWRMYEGPLVYHPPWTPGGNTSLKSVNVIPPIMGYSHSDVNKDIGSASIMGGYVYRGSTDPCLYGRYLYADLYASAMWTGTETPESSGNYTSSLISFSCSKNSPIPCDSAAGSPLPSLGYIYSFGEDNNKDIYVLASKGVYRVVRPSLCGYTCPTEKPETNNGKAPAGPSSNAPAAMGLGMKMAALLLSAATSFVLMR; encoded by the exons ATGCCCTCGAGCTCCATCCCACTCTCTCGAGCTCTCACTCTCAGTGGACGGAGATCACATCACAGTCTCCATAAGAAAGGAAGCTCGCTCGCTCTCTCACAAAGCAGCTTCCTTTCCTGCCCCCCTCCTTCCAGCTCCCACGGTCCACGGATGCCGACGCCCACGACggcccgccgccggccgcctccggcctgctgctgctgcctcgTCTTGCTTGTGCTCCTCCTCCCGGCCTGCCGCGCCTTCCCGCTCTGCACCGACTCCA GGGCCCCGCTGCCGCCCAACGGGACGCTCGCCTTCTGCGGCGACTCCGCCGCCTGCTgcgacgccgacgacgacaaGGCCCTGCGCGACCAGCACCAGGCCGCCAACGTCTCCGACGCCGCATGCGCCGCCGTCCTCAAGGCCATCCTCTGCGCG AAATGCAATCCGTATTCTGCGGAGCTGTTCGACGCCGGGCCGAAGATCCGGACGATCCCGTTCCTATGCAGCTCCGCCTCCTCGTCGGCGACATCTGCTCATCAGTCCAAGAAATCAACAGCAGTACAGGACTACTGCAAGCTAGTCTGGGACACCTGCAAGGACGCGACGATACACAACTCCCCGTTCCAGCCCCCCCTGCAAGGAGGTGGGAGGCTGCCTAGCTCATCGTCCAAGCTCACCGATGCCTGGCAGTCCGAGAGCGACTTCTGCACGTCGTTCGGTGGCGACCGGTCCGTGTGCCTCAGCGGGAGCACGGTATCGTTCAACGCTACCCATCCTTCGGCGTCTCCGAAAGGGGTATGCCTGGAGAGGATCGATAACGGGTCCTACGCGTACCTCAACATGGTTCCTCACCCTGACGGGTCCAACCGTGTCTTCCTGGGAACCCAAGCTGGGAAGATACTGCTGGCGACCGTCCCGGAGCAGGGGTCCGGCGGCACGCTGCAGTTCGATGAGGCGGGACAGTTTGTCGACCTGACTGACCAGGTGCATTTCGACTCCACGTTCGGGCTCATGGGCATGGCGTTCCACCCTGACTTCGCAACCAACGGCCGCTTCTTCGCGTCCTACAACTGCGACAGGACAAAGTCACCCAGCTGTTCTGGTAGGTGCTCCTGCAACTCCGATGTGGGCTGTGATCCCTCGAAGCTTGGCACCGATAATGGCGCGCAGCCGTGCCAGTATCAAGTCGTCGTGTCGGAATATTCTGCTAAAGGCTTATCCTCGAATGTTTCCGAG GTAACCTCCGCCGAACCAACTGAAGTCAAGAGGATTTTTACTATGGGGCTGCCTTATACATCTAACCATGGAGGTCAGATACTTTTTGGGCCGACGGATGGATACCTCTACCTCATGATGGGGGACGGTGGACAGAAAGGAGATCCTTTCAATTTTGCGCAGAACAAAAAGTCGCTTCTGGGGAAAATTATGAGGCTTGACATCGACAGTACGCCGG GACCAAGTAAAGTCGCTAACCAAAGCTTGTGGGGTAACTATTCCATTCCAAAAGACAACCCGTTCTCTGATGATAGTGGCTTGGCACCAGAAATTTGGGCATTGGGTGTTCGAAACCCTTGGAGATGCAGCTTTGATCTTGAGAGGCCTTCCTACTTCTACTGTGCAGATACTGGTCAG GACCAATACGAAGAGGTTGATTTGATCTCCAAGGCAGGAAACTATGGATGGCGTATGTATGAGGGTCCATTGGTGTACCATCCACCGTGGACACCTGGAGGGAACACATCGCTCAAGTCCGTAAATGTCATTCCTCCTATTATGGGATACAGCCATTCTGATGTCAATAAAGACATTGGATCTGCGTCGATCATGGGTGGTTATGTCTACCGAGGATCTACAGACCCCTGTTTGTATGGAAG GTACCTGTATGCTGATCTTTACGCATCAGCCATGTGGACTGGCACGGAGACCCCGGAGAGCAGCGGGAACTACACCTCCAGTCTGATCTCCTTCAGCTGCTCCAAGAACTCTCCCATACCGTGTGACAGCGCCGCCGGGAGCCCTCTCCCGTCGCTCGGTTACATATATTCCTTCGGCGAGGATAACAACAAGGACATCTACGTCCTGGCAAGCAAAGGCGTCTACCGGGTTGTCCGGCCCAGCCTCTGCGGCTACACTTGCCCGACAGAGAAACCTGAGACGAACAACGGGAAGGCACCCGCCGGTCCTTCGTCGAATGCGCCAGCAGCAATGGGACTGGGCATGAAAATGGCGGCTCTATTGCTGTCCGCCGCCACGTCCTTTGTTTTGATGAGATAG